ttgatactgtttaaatggacaaaaatttaaaagatactgttcaaatggacaaaaatataaaaatagctaggatgtaaccagtttcatcctacccatttcaaatattttttcttatttttaatttatatcaggatgcatctagtttcatctttgctattttttaagtttaagccgcgttatatccagtttcatccttgctatttttttgtgtccatttcatccatattaatttttattcgtccatttgaaccacgttttaaatttttttggacaaatgacccattttccgttttaagtttaagtcaggatgaatccagtttcatccttgctatatttttttttgtccatttcacctatAATAATTTTTTCTCGtctattagaaccatgttttaaaaatatttgaacaactTCTAGATCAATGCTTATTCTCACTCATCAATGTTTCTTCTCTTTTGCGTATCATATAATTTTCTCTGCTAATTTCCTTGTACTCATTAATAAGACTCTAATTCTTGTTATAGAGACTAGAATTATCTACAAGTCCTAAGTTGAAAGAAAAATCACTCACACAAAGGATAAGGCCAGGGTgtagtaattttttattttttttatgccaACAAATAGTAGAAATAATTTTGACACAGGCACACAGGAAATAGTAGAAATCTCTGACTTTACGTTCCACAATTATTCATTTTGGTCAATTGAATGTAACCGACGTAACAAAGACTCATCTACTTTTAGAAAAGTTGGGGTGTCAAGTAGTAATTGCTGGGGTATACTGGCACCGGCTAGCCAATAATGTTATAGAAATCACTGTATGCTTTTATGGAGGAAAGAGGTGATCACAAATGAGTGGAGGAGAGTGGACAGAGTAGCCATCGAAGACTCATTTTATTCCACATTCATAGTTCTGCTCTCCACACTTTCAAATTTCTCTCAAGAAACACTATCATCTtcattcatttcttcttcattgtttttcCATCTGCTTGAAATTTCTCATAATGGCCGCGGAAGGAATTCTTGTTAACGGGGTCACTGAAATCATTAACAAGGTACTACCTGTTATTGCTCAACAGATTTCTTCGTCATGGGGTGTCAAAGACGACTTGAGAAAGCTCAAGGAAACCTTAGAGTCAATTCAAGCTCTAATGTCTGATGCCGAGAGGAGGCAGGTGAATGATGAGGCTGTGAGACTTTGGTTGAGAAGGCTGAAAGATGTTGTTTATGATGCAGACGACGTTATGGATGAGTTCATTTACGAAACCATGCGTTCTAATAAGCACAGGGTACAAGCTCTTGTTTCATCCTCCAACCCACTTTTTTTTCGTTTCAAGATGGCCCGTAATATTCGAGCCATCAATCAAAAGTTGGATGAAATTCACAAAAACAGTGAAAGGTTTCGCTTCCAAAATACCGGAAGTGCACAAGAAAATCAGAATAAGGAGCTTATAAAAAAACGCAACCGGTTGACTACATCGGATGTAGATGATTCGTTACTTCTAGGAAGGGAAGGTGCAAAATCATACATAATTTACTTATTGATCGAGAAGCCGTCGCCATCTGTGCCGTCATCATCATTGGAGATTTCTACCCAACAGCACAACGTATCCACTTTATCTATTGTGGGTATGGGGGGTCTGGGTAAGACTACAGTAGCTCAAATGGTCTATAAAGATGACTCCATGGTGAGAAACTTTGAGCCAAGAGCGTGGGTTTGTGTCTCTGATCCTTTTGACATCTTTAAGATTTTAAGAGATATCATCGAGTCCATCACTGGACGAAAATGTGAGGATCCATCCAATGTCGACGTATTGGCAAAACAAGTCAAGGAAAATTTGCTTGGTAAGAAATATTTTCTAGTGCTCGACGACGTGTGGAATGAGGATGTCGGAGATTGGGATAAACTGAAAAGTTATCTTGTTTGTGGCGGCTTGGGCAGCAAAATATTAGTCACTACACGAAGCCAGAATGTTGCATCCGCTGCTGGGGGTACATATTACTCTTTGAACAAATTACCGGATGATGTTTGTTGGTCCATTATCAAGAAGAAAGTATTGTCCCAAGGTGGAGCAGTGCTGACAAAGAAAATGACAGATATTGGAACTGAGATAGCAAGGAAATGTGATGGCTTACCCCTTGTGGCGAATTCACTTGGAAGTTTATTGGGTTCAAGAAGAGATGAAAGCTATTGGCAGTCAATCGTAGACGACATCGCTGATCGTATGCGAGGTACAACTGAACATGAAAAAGTCATTTCAATATTAAAACTGAGCTATGATAATTTATCGCCTCCTCTGAAACAATGTTTTTCATACTGCTGTATTTTCCCGAAAGACTGGGAAATAGAAAGAGAAATGTTAATTCGATTATGGATGGCAGAAGGATTCCTTTTGTCATCAAGTGGAGGAGAAAGTATATCTCTTGAAGATATTGGTAATGAATATTTTGAGTATTTGGTGTGGAGTTCGTTCTTCCAGGATGTGCAGAAGGATCAAGAGTCGGGTGACATTTGGGGATGTAAGATGCATGATTTGGTGCATGATCTTGCAACGAGTGTTCTAGATCGTAATGAATTTAGAATTGCCAAGGTAAGAGATGACAAGGAAGATGTTTCAGAAGTTCGACGCTTACAACTGCTAATTGATGGACAGAGTTTGGCATCTCCTACAGTATTATCAAATGCTGTGAAACTGCGTACAATTGTTGCTCTTGAACCAAAGAATATTCCGTATACCAATTCTTTCTTTCAATGTAGGCGTTTACGCGTACTATGTCCTCTCGGTGGCTGGGATAGGGAAACATGCTCACTCTCGTCTAGCAGTATGTCTTGCAAGCTATGTTCTGCTTCTTCAATTTCTAAGCTGAAGCATCTGAGGTACCTTGACCTCTCACACATGTATTTATCTCCTGAGGTATCTTTAAATCATTCTTACAATCTGCAAATACTCATACTTCGTGGATGCAAAAACGTTCCTAGCTGTCTTCTAAATAAGATTGGATCTTTGAAGAGTTTGAGGCATCTTGATATCTCGAGGTCGGATATTAAATCCATATCAGAAAACATTGGGTCCTTGGAACATCTGAGTTTCCTTGATCTTTCAGGTACAAAAATATCAAAGTTACCGGATTCAATTATTTGTATCAGCAATCTAAGAACGTTGaagttcagtggttgtgagaatTTAGATGGCTTACCTAGAGAGCTGGGAGCACTGACACGATTGAGGTGTCTTGATTTGCGTGGTACTTCCATCCAAGAATTGCCTGAATCATGCATTAGCAACCTCTGCAATTTGGAGATAGTCAAACTAGGATGGAAGTGTGAACTTCCAAAGGAAATTAAGAATTGGCCGAAATTGAGAATTTTTGCTCACCCTGGAAAAGATGATGTAATGCCTAGAGGTATAGAAAGGCTCACTTGCCTTGAAACATTGAATTACAATGCTAGAAATGAAAATGAGATCTGTGAAAGTCCCAGTAATAAGAGTTACGGAGGCATTGAAGAGTTAGCAGGCTTAAACTCCCTTCGGGTGTTAGAGATCAGAAAACTTGAAAATGTGAGAGGTGGAATAGAAGATGGAGAAACAGCAAAGTTAAAGGACAAGCAACATCTTCGAGAATTACATCTGGAATGGGGTTCCACAGGTGGTGATGATGACCAAGTACGGAGTAGTAGAAGTGTAAAAGATACTGCGGTGTTGGAGGGTCTCCAGCCTCACTCAAATTTGAAGCATTTGCATATATATAGATTCTCAGGTTTAAACCTTCCAAAGTGGATGATGGGGTGTTCATTATCTAACTTCCTTCCGAATTTGGTGAAAATAATTATGAGAGATATCAATAATTGTGAGCAGCTTCCAGCTCTGGGCATGCTCCAATTTCTTAGGTATCTTGGGATCTTCAGAATGAAATCAATCAAGTGTCTGGGTGAAGAATTCTATTATCAACaagaaaacagagaagaagaagaaagcagtaGTAGTGATACTGCAAAGAGATCCTCATTATTCCCTTCCTTAGTTGATTTGAGTATCGAATTGGAAAACTTAGAAGAATGGGTTGCTcctcctctttcttcttcttcttgttttccttcTCTTGAGACGATGGAAATCACAAACTGTAAACGATTGAAAATCATACCACCATTGGGCGCACTACTCCAACGCGGTACTCCGAATCTTCGGTCCCTTGAAATTACGGATTGCTCAAATTTTCAAGGTTTTCGTGATGATGGTGATAATCCAAACAACAACGACAAGAGTTCTATTCGTTCACTGTGTCTACAAAATTGTCCTGCTTTAACATCTCTACCGGATTTGCAATTATGTACTTCTATTCGTTCACTGTGGTTAGAAGATTGTCATGCTTTAACATCTCTACCGGATTTGCAATTATGTACTTCTATTCTTTCACTCTGTCTACAAGATTGTCCTGCTTTAACATCTCTACCGGATTTACGATTATGTACTTCTCTCCGGAAATTAACAATCTGGAAATGCGACAAACTGAAGAATAAGGAGTCAATACCCTATGATCTTAAGAAGTCCCTCACGTTTCTTGATGTACTCCAAGTTGATTTCATCCAAAGAGACGAGGGTGTTCCGGATGTCTCTTTTCCATTTGAGTTAACTAatttgatggagaagaagaagtagaattaCCAACAGGTCCCTTTTCTCTCCCTCTCTTTGTCTTTATATAAAATGCCATCTTGTTTGTATGCGTTAGTAAGTAGTCTTTGCCATATAAATTGCGTTTCTTTGGATCTTTCATTTCCAAATTCTAATTAACTGAGATTTAATTCGTCTTCCCTTGgttgtatgcaaacaaggttacTTTGCTTATGAATTTTATTGGTCCACCAGGTTGGTTGGATCGATGGCGAGGAATCAACAAGCAATCAGGCATGCTTCTTAATTTTGCTCTTGAAATTCTGCAAGCAGTGGGTATTGTATTACCAAGTAAGGATTTTCAAGCACAAGAAATAGCCTGACAAAATTGCTAATTTGTATCTATTTTGTTCTCAGGTGCATCATAATGTTTATGGACTTGGATCTGATGGAACGAACAGATTCAAAGAAAATTGGTGCTGGAAATGCAACATTGTAAAGTGTCTAAATCTGAAAATGGAACTCTGTTTGGAGCAAAGATTACTGATGGAGGCTCCGGTGGCTCTGTTTGCGTACTCGGAAAGAATCTTGTCTACGTGGCAGCGAACAGATTCTAGAGGTAAAACCTCACttgaggaaaaataaaataaagattagGATAAGTTTATCGTGCTTAAGTTAAGACATGGGCTACAAATAAGTTATAAGTTGTAACCCTTCATTTGATGTAATAGAACGCAAAGAATAAGGCCAGGGTGTAGTAAATTTTTATCTTTTACCAacaaatattatatatataatttgaggccGAAATACTGGCTCCAGAATGAAAGTTAGgtcaaaagcttgaattctaaaGCTCCTGGTCCCCTACCAATAGAAATCGAGGGTTACCAACCTATGATAATACAAAACATAACCTATCACTCCTCCCTTCCCTCTGCTCTTCCTCCTAATACTAAATCTACTAAATCTCTGATAACACCAAATCCCTATTACGTGGTAAATCCTACTAAAACTCTAAAGAAAAATGGTGAAAAAACACCAACATATAGCGCCAACGCCATCGCTGACAGCAGATGAAGCCTCTCATAATCGCTATTTGCATCGATCATCTATCAGCCAAGTTTGTTTATAGATCCAAACTTGGGTTTCTTTTCTGGCTTTGCTTATAAATCTAACCGGTCGATCATATATTACGTGTTCTTTTTGGATCTGTAGTTACTCGATCACATTTTATGAAATGGCATGATATGGTATCTTTATTGTACTTTATTGTAATTAATATTGGGTTTCTTTTCTGGCTTTGCTTAATATTGAGGATTACTTTTCGGCAATCACTGTAAAGCAATAATCACCACTCTGATGGCATCTATTAGCTATTAATCAAGGTAACTATTAGTAAATTAATTCAGTTCATCAGGATCATCTCGAAGTATTTATTTTTCGAAAACAATATATATCAATGGATATTAAAAACACATCTGTTCTTGGTCGTCTACATATTAAGAAACAAGCTGTTCTTGATCGTC
This is a stretch of genomic DNA from Papaver somniferum cultivar HN1 chromosome 1, ASM357369v1, whole genome shotgun sequence. It encodes these proteins:
- the LOC113312364 gene encoding disease resistance protein RGA2-like; translation: MAAEGILVNGVTEIINKVLPVIAQQISSSWGVKDDLRKLKETLESIQALMSDAERRQVNDEAVRLWLRRLKDVVYDADDVMDEFIYETMRSNKHRVQALVSSSNPLFFRFKMARNIRAINQKLDEIHKNSERFRFQNTGSAQENQNKELIKKRNRLTTSDVDDSLLLGREGAKSYIIYLLIEKPSPSVPSSSLEISTQQHNVSTLSIVGMGGLGKTTVAQMVYKDDSMVRNFEPRAWVCVSDPFDIFKILRDIIESITGRKCEDPSNVDVLAKQVKENLLGKKYFLVLDDVWNEDVGDWDKLKSYLVCGGLGSKILVTTRSQNVASAAGGTYYSLNKLPDDVCWSIIKKKVLSQGGAVLTKKMTDIGTEIARKCDGLPLVANSLGSLLGSRRDESYWQSIVDDIADRMRGTTEHEKVISILKLSYDNLSPPLKQCFSYCCIFPKDWEIEREMLIRLWMAEGFLLSSSGGESISLEDIGNEYFEYLVWSSFFQDVQKDQESGDIWGCKMHDLVHDLATSVLDRNEFRIAKVRDDKEDVSEVRRLQLLIDGQSLASPTVLSNAVKLRTIVALEPKNIPYTNSFFQCRRLRVLCPLGGWDRETCSLSSSSMSCKLCSASSISKLKHLRYLDLSHMYLSPEVSLNHSYNLQILILRGCKNVPSCLLNKIGSLKSLRHLDISRSDIKSISENIGSLEHLSFLDLSGTKISKLPDSIICISNLRTLKFSGCENLDGLPRELGALTRLRCLDLRGTSIQELPESCISNLCNLEIVKLGWKCELPKEIKNWPKLRIFAHPGKDDVMPRGIERLTCLETLNYNARNENEICESPSNKSYGGIEELAGLNSLRVLEIRKLENVRGGIEDGETAKLKDKQHLRELHLEWGSTGGDDDQVRSSRSVKDTAVLEGLQPHSNLKHLHIYRFSGLNLPKWMMGCSLSNFLPNLVKIIMRDINNCEQLPALGMLQFLRYLGIFRMKSIKCLGEEFYYQQENREEEESSSSDTAKRSSLFPSLVDLSIELENLEEWVAPPLSSSSCFPSLETMEITNCKRLKIIPPLGALLQRGTPNLRSLEITDCSNFQGFRDDGDNPNNNDKSSIRSLCLQNCPALTSLPDLQLCTSIRSLWLEDCHALTSLPDLQLCTSILSLCLQDCPALTSLPDLRLCTSLRKLTIWKCDKLKNKESIPYDLKKSLTFLDVLQVDFIQRDEGVPDVSFPFELTNLMEKKK